From Psychroflexus torquis ATCC 700755, the proteins below share one genomic window:
- the thrA gene encoding bifunctional aspartate kinase/homoserine dehydrogenase I — protein MDVLKFGGSSVGNSENITKVMDILESYSKKGKVICVVSAIGGITDKLLNCGLLALNKNEDYITEFEAIKNIHFKILSELIQSGNEIAQDYLSSELNYLKNLLDGIFLINELTPKTSDKLVSFGELMSSFIITEALKTRGIDAVRKNSQELIVTNSMFTKADVNYLVTNKNIQDYFQESHRLTILPGFVSKSNIGEITTLGRGGSDFTASIIAAALRVKQLEIWTDVSGMYTANPKLVKQASPIEVLSYQEAMELSHFGAKVLFPPTIQPALDSEIPILIKNTLKPNDNGTLIKTQGNLGLRANVVSGISSVDNIALLTLQGNGMIGIPGFSKRLFEVLALEKINVIFITQASSEHSICFGISEYDAMLATTAVDEEFEYEISKRKIRPVTVEKDLSIVAVVGDNMKNHQGISGKMFSALGKNNINVRAIAQGASEKNISAVIFKKDVKKALNSLHETFFEVKTKQLNVFIAGVGNVGERLLSQIHQQSKFLKKELHINLRVIGISNSKKMVFDDDGIPLENWKELLSFGEPASLHSFLEKTTLLNKRNSIFIDITASESVSNMYAEYLKRSISVVACNKIACSSDYKNYQNLKDLAKKYNASFLFETNVGAGLPIIDTLNNLVASGDKITSIEAVLSGSLNFVFNNFNSSTKFHDVVKQAQAEGFTEPDPRIDLSGVDVARKILILARESGYEMNLDDIANKSFLTQANLKSDSVVDFYKTLIEDEKHFQDLFDSAQANDSQLKYVAQFNQGKANVALKEIPQGHPFYNLEGKDNIVMFYSQRYPEQPIIVKGAGAGAEVTASGLFADIIRVSNR, from the coding sequence ATGGATGTATTAAAATTTGGAGGGTCTTCAGTAGGTAACTCAGAAAACATAACTAAAGTTATGGATATTCTAGAAAGTTATTCAAAAAAAGGAAAAGTGATCTGTGTGGTTTCTGCTATAGGCGGTATCACAGATAAACTGCTTAACTGTGGCTTACTAGCCTTAAATAAAAATGAAGACTATATCACAGAATTTGAAGCTATAAAAAATATCCATTTTAAAATTCTTTCAGAATTAATTCAATCTGGTAATGAAATAGCTCAAGATTATTTATCAAGTGAACTAAATTACTTAAAAAATCTGTTGGATGGGATTTTTCTGATCAACGAATTAACCCCTAAAACATCCGATAAACTGGTGAGTTTTGGAGAATTAATGTCTTCATTTATTATTACAGAAGCCCTTAAAACAAGAGGTATTGACGCTGTAAGAAAAAACAGTCAAGAACTTATTGTGACCAATTCTATGTTTACAAAAGCAGATGTTAATTATTTGGTCACCAACAAAAATATTCAAGACTATTTTCAAGAAAGCCATAGACTTACAATTCTTCCAGGGTTTGTTTCAAAATCTAATATTGGAGAAATAACGACTCTTGGTCGAGGAGGATCAGATTTTACAGCCTCTATTATTGCTGCGGCTCTTAGAGTAAAACAACTAGAAATCTGGACTGATGTTAGCGGCATGTATACCGCTAATCCTAAGCTCGTGAAACAAGCTTCTCCAATAGAAGTATTGTCTTATCAGGAAGCCATGGAGTTGTCTCATTTTGGGGCTAAGGTTTTATTTCCACCTACAATCCAACCCGCTTTGGACTCAGAAATACCAATTTTAATTAAAAATACGCTAAAGCCGAATGATAATGGGACTTTAATCAAAACTCAAGGTAACCTAGGTCTTAGAGCTAATGTAGTGAGTGGAATATCCAGCGTAGATAATATTGCTTTGCTTACGCTCCAAGGTAATGGAATGATTGGCATTCCAGGCTTCTCTAAACGTTTGTTTGAAGTTTTAGCTCTTGAAAAAATTAATGTCATTTTTATTACTCAGGCTTCCTCCGAGCATTCTATTTGCTTCGGAATTTCAGAATATGATGCAATGCTTGCCACCACTGCTGTAGATGAGGAATTTGAATATGAAATTTCAAAACGAAAAATCAGACCTGTAACTGTCGAAAAAGACTTGTCAATTGTCGCTGTGGTCGGGGATAATATGAAAAACCATCAAGGTATAAGCGGCAAGATGTTTAGTGCTTTAGGAAAGAACAATATTAATGTTAGAGCAATAGCTCAAGGAGCATCTGAAAAAAATATATCGGCAGTTATCTTTAAGAAAGACGTCAAGAAGGCCTTGAATTCTCTTCATGAAACTTTTTTTGAAGTTAAAACGAAACAACTTAATGTCTTTATTGCTGGTGTAGGAAATGTTGGAGAACGATTGTTGTCTCAGATTCACCAACAAAGCAAATTTTTAAAAAAAGAATTGCATATTAATTTGAGAGTTATAGGAATTTCGAATTCTAAAAAAATGGTTTTTGATGACGATGGCATTCCACTAGAAAACTGGAAAGAATTGCTTTCATTTGGTGAACCAGCATCCCTTCATAGTTTTTTAGAGAAAACTACTTTATTGAATAAACGAAACAGTATTTTTATAGATATTACAGCAAGTGAATCTGTTTCCAACATGTATGCAGAGTATTTAAAACGAAGTATTTCTGTAGTTGCTTGTAATAAGATTGCTTGTTCTAGTGATTACAAAAATTATCAAAACCTTAAAGACCTTGCCAAAAAATACAATGCTTCATTTCTGTTCGAAACCAATGTCGGAGCTGGCTTACCTATAATTGATACGCTAAATAATTTAGTGGCTTCAGGAGACAAAATAACATCTATTGAAGCTGTTTTATCTGGAAGTTTAAACTTTGTTTTTAATAATTTCAACAGTTCAACAAAATTTCATGATGTCGTAAAGCAAGCCCAAGCAGAAGGCTTTACAGAACCAGATCCTAGAATAGATTTAAGCGGTGTAGATGTCGCTCGAAAGATACTTATTCTTGCAAGGGAAAGCGGCTATGAAATGAATCTAGACGATATTGCGAACAAATCTTTTTTGACTCAAGCCAATCTAAAAAGCGACAGTGTGGTCGATTTTTATAAAACACTTATCGAAGATGAAAAGCATTTTCAGGACCTATTCGATTCTGCTCAAGCCAATGACTCCCAATTGAAATATGTTGCCCAGTTTAACCAGGGAAAAGCTAATGTCGCTTTAAAAGAGATTCCTCAAGGTCATCCTTTTTACAATCTAGAAGGCAAAGATAACATCGTTATGTTTTATTCTCAGCGATATCCAGAACAGCCTATCATTGTAAAAGGTGCTGGTGCTGGAGCAGAGGTTACAGCCTCTGGACTCTTTGCAGATATCATAAGAGTAAGCAATAGATAA
- a CDS encoding ISAs1-like element ISPto5 family transposase produces MKTTQKLKTIFGQIPDFRRSHKQLYDLESILLIGIISVICGADSWNEMENYANSKEEFLRSFLDLPNGIPSHDTFNRVFSNIDSNQFEKCFIQWVSALAQLQPREIIAIDGKTIRGAKAGGKKSPVHMVSAWANDNNLVLGQVKVSHKSNEITAIPKLLKVLSIENTIVTIDAMGCQTKIAKAIVKKNADYILAVKENQPQLLEHIEDEFRFGKTMESNLSQELDHGRIETRTCSVISNFKFILKNNNWENLTSVIKIESKREFKNSQKPAQHAIRYYISSIKASSQDFQKAIRSHWSIENKLHWTLDVAFSEDASRKRTGNSTQNFSILNKIALNLLKNEKSLKTGVKSRRLQAGWDNHYLIKVLNLMKV; encoded by the coding sequence GGATTATTTCAGTGATTTGTGGAGCAGATTCATGGAATGAAATGGAAAACTACGCCAACTCAAAAGAAGAATTTCTTCGTAGCTTCCTTGATTTGCCTAATGGTATCCCCTCGCACGACACATTTAATCGCGTTTTTTCTAATATTGACAGTAATCAATTTGAAAAATGCTTTATACAATGGGTTAGTGCTCTTGCACAACTACAGCCCAGAGAAATCATTGCTATAGATGGTAAAACAATTAGAGGTGCTAAAGCTGGCGGTAAAAAATCCCCAGTACACATGGTTAGTGCTTGGGCAAATGACAATAATTTGGTTTTAGGACAAGTGAAAGTTTCCCACAAGTCAAATGAGATCACTGCCATTCCAAAATTATTAAAAGTCTTATCCATAGAAAATACTATTGTAACTATTGATGCTATGGGATGTCAAACTAAAATAGCTAAGGCCATCGTTAAAAAAAATGCAGACTATATCTTGGCTGTAAAAGAGAATCAACCTCAGTTACTAGAGCATATTGAAGATGAATTTAGATTTGGAAAAACTATGGAATCAAACCTTAGCCAAGAATTAGACCATGGCAGAATAGAAACCAGGACGTGCAGTGTAATAAGCAACTTTAAGTTTATTTTAAAAAACAATAACTGGGAAAACCTAACAAGTGTTATAAAAATAGAAAGCAAACGTGAGTTTAAAAACTCACAAAAGCCTGCACAACACGCAATACGATATTATATTTCAAGTATAAAGGCTAGCTCCCAAGATTTTCAAAAAGCCATTCGTTCTCATTGGTCTATAGAAAATAAGTTACACTGGACTTTAGATGTTGCTTTTTCAGAAGATGCTTCTAGAAAAAGAACAGGTAACTCCACTCAAAATTTCTCCATACTCAATAAAATTGCACTAAATTTATTGAAAAATGAAAAATCATTAAAAACAGGGGTGAAGAGCAGAAGACTTCAAGCGGGATGGGACAATCACTATCTGATAAAAGTGCTGAATCTAATGAAAGTTTAA